DNA from Amorphoplanes friuliensis DSM 7358:
CGCGTTGGGGATGAGGAAACCCGCCAACAGACCGGCGGGCACGCCCAGGAACCACGGGAGGATCAGGCCCAGCACCAGCGCGAGGGCCAGCGCCGCACCGAAACGGATGACCAGCCACTCGGCCGGCCGGATCGGCATCGCCGCCGCGTCGAGCAGCGTGTGGTTGTCGAGCCGGCTCAGCCGCGCCAGCACCTCGCCGGCCCGGGTCACCTCGGCCCGGAAGAGCCGGAGCAGGCGGCCCTTCTCGGGAGGCCGCTGCACGGCGAACCGCCGCAGCGCGTCCAGCCGGCGCTGGAAGAACGTGCGGCCGAAGAGGGCGTCGAGGACCGCGTACGAGATCAGGAAGACCGCCGCGGCGCCGGCGACGGCCGCGACGATCACTTCTTGCCCTTGGTGAAGAGGGTGGCGGGCAGCGTGACGCCGTAGACCGCGAGGTCGTCGGCGAAGCGCGGGCGCAGCCCGGTGGCCTCCAGGCCGCCGCGGAACTTGCCGGTGCGGTCGGTGCCGGCCTTGAAGTCGAAGAGGAAGAGGTCCTGGAGGCTGACGACCTCGGTCTCCATCCCCACCACCTCGGAGATGTGAGTGATCTTGCGGCTGCCGTCCTTGAGCCGGCTGACCTGGATGATCACGTCGACGGCCGCGGCGATCTGGTCGCGGATCGCGCGGATCGGCAGGTCCATGCCGCCCATCAGCACCATCGTCTCCATGCGGGCGATGGCGTCGCGGGGTGCGTTGGCGTGCAGCGTGGTGATCGAGCCGTCGTGACCGGTGTTCATCGCCTGCAGCATGTCCAGGGCGGCGGCGTCGCGGACCTCACCGACGACGATGCGGTCCGGGCGCATCCGCAGGGCGTTCTTCACCAGGTCACGGGTGCTGATCGCGCCACGGCCCTCGGAGTTCTTCGGGCGCGACTCCAGGCGTACGACGTGCTCCTGGCGCAGTTGCAGCTCGGCGGCGTCCTCGATGGTCACGATCCGCTCGTCGTAGGGGACGAACGCGGACAGCACGTTGAGCATCGTGGTCTTGCCGGAGCCCGTACCGCCGCTGACGACGATGTTGCGCCGGCCGCGGACGCAGGCCTCCAGGAAGTCCGCGGTCTTGCGGCTGAGCGTGCCGAAGCGGATCAGGTCCTCGACGGTCAGCGGTGACGCCGCGAACTTGCGGATGGTCAGCGACGACCCGTCCAGGGCCACCGGCGGGACCACCGCGTTGACCCGGCTGCCGTCGGGCAGCCGCGCGTCCACCATCGGGCTGGCCTCGTCGACCCGGCGCCCGACCCGCGAGCAGATCCGGTCGATGATCCGGCGCAGGTGCGATTCGTCGTCGAACTCCACGTCCGCGCGTTCCAGCCGGCCGAACCGCTCGACGTAGATCAGTTGCGGGCCGTTGACCATGACCTCGCTGACCGACGGGTCGCGCAGCAGCGACTCGATCGGGCCGTGGCCCAGCACGTCGTCGGTGACGTCGCGGATGATCCGCGCCTTGTCCGCGCCGGCGAGCGGTGTCTCCTCCCGGGCGATCAGCTCGGTGAGCGTCTGCCGGACACGGGCGTCGAGGTCGTCACCCTGGGCGCCGGCCGCGTACAGGGTGGGGCCGAGCTCGTCGGCCAGCCGCCGCTGGATGCGCAGCCGCACCTCGGTGACGGCATCACCGGCCTGCATGCCGGCGGCACGGTACCGCTCGGTGCTCGCGTTGGCCGGCGCCGCCTCGGGAGCCGGTGGCGGTGGCGGGGTGGTGGCCTGGGTGCGGGCGTTGATCCGCGCGGAGAGGCTCACCGGCGCCGCCCGAAGGCGAAGATCTTGCGGCGCGACTCCTGCGAGCTCGTCACCCCGGCACAGCGGTCAGCCAGCTTGCGGACGGCCAGGCTGACCGGGTGCGTCGGATCCGACAGCACCATGGGTACGCCGCGGTTGACCGAGAGCGGCACGTCCCGCGACGACGGCATGTGCACCGACAGATGCGCGCCGACGGCCTCCTCGACGTCGTCGGTGGTCAGCCCGACCTCGGTGTTCGACCGGTTGAAGACCACCAGCCGCCGGTCCCGCGGGTATTCCAGCAGGTCGAACATCTCGATGGTCAGCCGCACACTCTTGAGCGTCGGCAGGTCCGGCGTCACGATCGGCACGAACCAGTCGGACAGGTCCAGCGCCGACAGCACCTGGTCGGTGACGGCCGGCGGGGTGTCCAGCACGATGAAGTCGTACATGCCGCGGGCCACCTCGAGGATCTCGGTGACCAGCTCGCGGCTGACATGCTCACCCTCGGCGGGGCTCGCGGGGGCGAGCAGAGCGTCCAGCCCCGGCCGGTACGGCGTCAGCACCGACCGCAGACCCGCCTCGTCGAGTTTCCCGGCCATCGAGATCGCGTCGGAGACACTGCGGTTCGGGGGCAGCTGCAGCATGATCGCGACGTCGCCGAACTGCAGTGCCAGGTCGACCAGCAGCACCCGGCGGCTGCCGTCGGCGGAGAGCGCGGCGGCCAGGTTGGTGGCCACGACACTCTTGCCGCACCCGCCCTTGCCGGCGAAGACGGTCACGATCTTCGCCCGTTGCCCCTGGTCGCTCGCGGCCCGCATCGTGGTGCTGAGCGCCTTGGACAGGTCGATCGAGCGCGCGGCGGAATTGCGGATGCCCTCGACGTCGAGCTCCTCGACCACCTCGCGCACCCCCGACCGCATGGCCCGGGCCAGCACGTCCGGCTCGAGCGTGCGCCTCAGCAGCAACACCCCGATCAAAGGCCGCTGCACCCTCTGGTACGCGGTGAAGGTGAGCGCCGCGTCCAGGTCGACCGTGGCGCCGATCATGACCAGCAGCGTCTCCGGATTACGCGGGAGGTGCGCCTCGAGGTCGGCGAGGTCGGCGACGATGTCGAACCCGAAGTCGCTGTAGAGGCCGCCGATGGTGTTGCGCCGCTCGGCATCCGGCTCGACGTAGACGTAGTAGGTCATGGTGTGCCCCTCACGGCCAGAGGCTGTCGTAGTCGACGCCGGGGGAAGGCGACACCTTGGTGGTCTCCCCGAGCAGGCCGAGATAGATGGAGCCGGTCTGCGCGGCGTGAACGAGCCGGACCGCGTCGTCCTGGTCCACCGCCAGCGTCGCCGGATAGGACTGCGCGACGGCCCGGTTGTTCCGCGTCGAGGTGGGCGCCGGGGTCACGTCCGACGGCGGCCCGGTGGTGATGCTGATGACCGTGGCGTCCGGCAGCAGGATCCGCGTCTTCTGGTCGCTGGGCCGGGCGTCCTTCGGGTACGTGACAAAAACCGTGACCTTGTCACCCGCCGCGACCTTCTCGGCGACGCCGGGTGCCATGGTCACCTCGACGCTGACCCCCAGGTCGCCGTCGGGCACACCGACCGCCGCGGAGGAGTCGGTGTCCGGCCGGCTGAACTGACCGCGCAGCAGCAGCTGGTCGGGTTGCAGGTCGGCGCTCAGGGCGAGGCCGTCGAGCGACTTGTCGAGTGACCCGACCGTGTCGTCGGGCAGGCTGTCCGCGGGCATCACCACGGTGCGGGCCAGCTTCTTCTCGCGGATCTGGGCCGCGGTCGTGCCGGCCGGGATGCGCTCCTCGGCGAGCAGGACCGACACGGCTTTGCGCCCGTCGACCGCACGCTGGTCGACACCGCGGGCGTAGAGCAGCAGTGCGGTTCCGCTCAGCCCGGCGAGGACCAGCGCGGCCAGCACGATCAGGATCCGCCGTCGCATGCGTCCTTCTTCCTGTCGTGGCCGCTCATCCGATACGGCCCATGACGGTCACGCCGTAGTCGGCGCCGGTGACGAACTCGGGTTGTGCCCGGGGGACGAGCATCTTGCTGAAATAGCCGGAGAAGCAGACCTGCAGGAGGCACTCCAGCACCGTCGGAGTGGTGCCACCCAGCCACGACGTCTGGTCCGCCGGCACGATCAGCCCGCGGTGACCGGTGACCACGAGGACCGCAAAACCGACGACCCGCACGCTCGTGAGCGTCGGGTTGCCGCGGTAGACCGGGACCAGGACCGGTTCGTGCTCGTTGCGGATCGTGGCGAGAGCGTTCCGGCAGGCCGCCGTCGGTGCGCCGACGATCGGTGCCGCATCCCCGCGGGCCACGGTGACCGAGCAGTTCTGGGTGTTGCCGAGCCAGGCAAAACCCTGCGGCAGGTTCAGCCCGGCCGAGGCGCAGGTCACCGGGGACAGCAGGTCGAGCGGTACGAACGTCTGGTCGTCACCCTGTGCGGGCGGGTCGAGATCACCGGGCACGATGCCGCTGTGCTGCCGGGTTGCCGGGCTGATCCCGGGTACGCCGTAGAGGTCGGCGTTCTGCACGTCACAGACGGAGATGCCCAGCCCGAACACCTGGAGGGTGCCGGGCAGACCCCAGGCGACCTGCGAACAGGCGTTGACCTGGGTACCGGTGTTCTGGCCGCCGATCAGTCCCTGCGCGACCCGCGGTGGCAGCACCGTCGCGCCGTCCGCCGTCTCGGTGCTGGTGCGGACCTCGGCGTACGAGGCGGCGAAGCCCGGGGCGAGGTCCTGACAGGGGCTGATCCGGTCGCGGGGACGCAGGTCGCAGAGGTCGGTGCAGACGTCCAGCGTCACTCCGGCCCGCTCGTCGCGGGAGTTGGCGTTGGCCAGCGAGGCCGCGAGCTGACCCTGCGCGGCGCAGTCCGCCGGCTCGCTGATGCACGCCTGGGCCACACCCCACGCGGCGGAGTCGGCGCCGCTCTGCAACTGTTCGCGCTCGTCGGCGAGCAGGCCTACGTCGATGACCAGCGCACTCATCCCGAGCAGCAGTCCGCTGCTGAGCAGGATGGCGACCAGGACGGCGATCGCGCCGCTGTCGTCCGCCCCGCGCTGCCTCAGCCGACGCATGACATGACGCCCTTGGCGGTCAGCGTGAAGGAGTAGTTCATCAGGTCGCCGAGCGGCGTGAGCGGCGTGTACGCGTACGAGAGGTCGACCTCGGCGGGAGCGCTCGAGGGTGTCGACGTCGCGTCGCAGACGGTCACGGCGGTGACGGTGGTGCTGCCGAGGCCGGAGTCACCCAGGAACGTGGTGGCGCGGTCCGAGGCCTGGCTCGCCGAGCCGGTGAGCGCCGCGACCCGGGCGCCCTCGCGGGCGGCCTCGGTCAGCAGCAGCTGCCGGTTGAGCAGCATCCCGAAGTCGATCATCCCGAAAAGGATCAGGAGGAGGAGCGGCAGGACGATTGCCAGTTCGACGGCGGCCGCACCGTCGTCGGGACGGTGCGGCCGCCGGCGCGCGGTGATCCGTACTAGTTCGTGCCACCGCCGAGCTGGCTCGCGATGTCGTCGAACATCGCGTCGATGTTGCCGCCCAGCAGAGTGACGGAGGAGATGATGATGACGGCGATGAGTCCGACCAGCAGGGCGTACTCGACCGCGGTCGCACCCTCGTCGTCGTGGGACGGCCACCGACGCGCCATCTCGCGCAGCAGGGTGATGAGCATCGTGGGTCTCCTTCTGGGGTGCCGCGACCGATTGCGCCGGCATGGTCAGCCTGTCGCAATGTGTATCGGTCCCGCGGAGACCCACTGAAGGGTTTGGCGCCCGTCCCCGGGTGCCTGTTGGGTGCGTTACTGCCACCCGGTCCGTTGCACTCATGGCAGCTCGGCGAACCACCCGGCGACCTGGGTGGGTGCCATGTCGTAGCCGGTGGCGCGCGCGCCCGCCCAGTTCACCCCGACGAGCAGGCCGTCGCGTTGCAGGCCGGGCAGCCAGCTGTCCAGAAAATCGGAGACCGGGATCTCCACCACCGCGAAGCCCTGGTACGCCGGCACGGCCCCGACGACCCGCTTGGCCCGCGACTGCTTGGACCAGAACGGCATCGCCCTGTTCCCGCGGCTGTCCTTCGGGGCGGGGTGTCCCACGGAGTCCCGGATCGACCAGACCCGGCCCTCTTGGGGCACCTCACGGCGGAACGCCGCCGAATGAGCTGCACTGAGCGACATGCCGTCTCCCTCCGTCGCCGACGCTGCCCCTATCGTCGCTTGTCGGAGGGTTCAAGGTGATTTGAACCAATAAATCAGGCCAGCAGGCCGAGCCGGTGCACGAGCTTGTCGATCCGGTTACGCGGCCCGACCAGGCTGATCGCGTGGTACGCCAGGTCGTCCGGTGCCGTCTCGCCGACCTGGCGCAGATATTCGTCGTACACCCGGGTGCTCTGACCCTGGGTCGGCATGTCGGCGACAAAA
Protein-coding regions in this window:
- the cpaB gene encoding Flp pilus assembly protein CpaB → MRRRILIVLAALVLAGLSGTALLLYARGVDQRAVDGRKAVSVLLAEERIPAGTTAAQIREKKLARTVVMPADSLPDDTVGSLDKSLDGLALSADLQPDQLLLRGQFSRPDTDSSAAVGVPDGDLGVSVEVTMAPGVAEKVAAGDKVTVFVTYPKDARPSDQKTRILLPDATVISITTGPPSDVTPAPTSTRNNRAVAQSYPATLAVDQDDAVRLVHAAQTGSIYLGLLGETTKVSPSPGVDYDSLWP
- a CDS encoding Flp family type IVb pilin, with amino-acid sequence MLITLLREMARRWPSHDDEGATAVEYALLVGLIAVIIISSVTLLGGNIDAMFDDIASQLGGGTN
- a CDS encoding pilus assembly protein TadG-related protein, encoding MRRLRQRGADDSGAIAVLVAILLSSGLLLGMSALVIDVGLLADEREQLQSGADSAAWGVAQACISEPADCAAQGQLAASLANANSRDERAGVTLDVCTDLCDLRPRDRISPCQDLAPGFAASYAEVRTSTETADGATVLPPRVAQGLIGGQNTGTQVNACSQVAWGLPGTLQVFGLGISVCDVQNADLYGVPGISPATRQHSGIVPGDLDPPAQGDDQTFVPLDLLSPVTCASAGLNLPQGFAWLGNTQNCSVTVARGDAAPIVGAPTAACRNALATIRNEHEPVLVPVYRGNPTLTSVRVVGFAVLVVTGHRGLIVPADQTSWLGGTTPTVLECLLQVCFSGYFSKMLVPRAQPEFVTGADYGVTVMGRIG
- a CDS encoding AAA family ATPase, whose translation is MTYYVYVEPDAERRNTIGGLYSDFGFDIVADLADLEAHLPRNPETLLVMIGATVDLDAALTFTAYQRVQRPLIGVLLLRRTLEPDVLARAMRSGVREVVEELDVEGIRNSAARSIDLSKALSTTMRAASDQGQRAKIVTVFAGKGGCGKSVVATNLAAALSADGSRRVLLVDLALQFGDVAIMLQLPPNRSVSDAISMAGKLDEAGLRSVLTPYRPGLDALLAPASPAEGEHVSRELVTEILEVARGMYDFIVLDTPPAVTDQVLSALDLSDWFVPIVTPDLPTLKSVRLTIEMFDLLEYPRDRRLVVFNRSNTEVGLTTDDVEEAVGAHLSVHMPSSRDVPLSVNRGVPMVLSDPTHPVSLAVRKLADRCAGVTSSQESRRKIFAFGRRR
- a CDS encoding DUF2750 domain-containing protein is translated as MSLSAAHSAAFRREVPQEGRVWSIRDSVGHPAPKDSRGNRAMPFWSKQSRAKRVVGAVPAYQGFAVVEIPVSDFLDSWLPGLQRDGLLVGVNWAGARATGYDMAPTQVAGWFAELP
- a CDS encoding CpaF family protein — its product is MSLSARINARTQATTPPPPPAPEAAPANASTERYRAAGMQAGDAVTEVRLRIQRRLADELGPTLYAAGAQGDDLDARVRQTLTELIAREETPLAGADKARIIRDVTDDVLGHGPIESLLRDPSVSEVMVNGPQLIYVERFGRLERADVEFDDESHLRRIIDRICSRVGRRVDEASPMVDARLPDGSRVNAVVPPVALDGSSLTIRKFAASPLTVEDLIRFGTLSRKTADFLEACVRGRRNIVVSGGTGSGKTTMLNVLSAFVPYDERIVTIEDAAELQLRQEHVVRLESRPKNSEGRGAISTRDLVKNALRMRPDRIVVGEVRDAAALDMLQAMNTGHDGSITTLHANAPRDAIARMETMVLMGGMDLPIRAIRDQIAAAVDVIIQVSRLKDGSRKITHISEVVGMETEVVSLQDLFLFDFKAGTDRTGKFRGGLEATGLRPRFADDLAVYGVTLPATLFTKGKK